GATAATGGAGCATTCTGTAGTGAGTAGTGAAGTAGTTTCGGCAATGGCTTTGAGTGTAAAAAGATTGATGAAAACAGATTATGCAATTGCGACAACAGGAAACGCTGGACCAACAAAAGGAGATGGAAATGCTGAAATTGGGTCGGTTTTTATTGCATTGGCAACTCCAAGCGAAGTAATTGTTGAAGAACATAATTTTGGCCAACCACGTGAAAAAGTGATAGATAGAGCAGTGTTTAAGAGTTTAGAATTATTAAGGAAAGAAATTTTAAAAAATGTGCTGTAATTTTTTGCTTCATCCGTTTATTTTTCTTTTCTTTGCACCCTGATTTTGAATAACGATAAAAGATAAGTATAATGTCAAGAGTTTGTGACCTTACAGGTAAAAGAGCGATGGTAGGAAATAACGTTTCTCACGCTATGAATAAAACTAAGAGAAAATTTTCTGTTAACTTAGTGAAAAAGCGTTTTTATCTTCCAGAAGAAGATAGATGGATTACTCTTAGAGTAGCAGCATCTACGATAAAAACAATTAACAAAAATGGAATTGCAGCTGTTTTGAAAAAAGCACAGTCACAAGGATTTATTAAATAATCTTTAAATTCCAATATAAAAAAATAGCAAGATGGCAAAGAAAGGTAATAGAATCCAAGTAATTTTAGAATGTACTGAGCACAAAACAACTGGTGTTGCTGGAACTTCAAGATACATTACAACTAAGAACAAAAAAAATACTCCAGATAGATTAGAGATTAAAAAATTTAATCCAGTTTTGAAAAGAGTAACTGTTCACAAAGAAATTAAATAATAATAGCATTTTGATTATAATCTAAAATGATAACATTATAGATTTTTTTTAAAATATAAATAACATTGAATCATGGCAAAGAAAACCGTAGCATCGTTACAGACATCTTCTAAGAGATTATCAAAAGCCATCAAAATGGTGAAATCTCCTAAAACAGGTGCATATACATTCGTAGAATCTATTATGGCTCCTGAAGCAGTTGATGAATTCTTGAAAAAGAAATAATTCATAAAAGCATTATATAGAAAAGCTACTTTCATTCGGAAGTAGCTTTTTTATTTTCTATCTTTACCGATTAGGAAATCGTATTAGTTCATTGTACCTAATGATTCATTTTTAATACTGTATAATACCATGAGTTTTTTTAAAAGAATATTTTCATCTGAAAAAAAAGAGACCTTAGATAAAGGTCTTGAAAAATCAAAAACAACTTTTTTTAGTAAATTAAGTAAAGCTGTTGCAGGGAAATCTAAAGTAGATGATGCTGTTTTAGACAATTTGGAAGAAATACTCGTTTCTTCTGATGTGGGAGTTGATACTACCTTAAAAATAATTACACGTATTGAAAATCGTGTAGCTTCAGATAAATACCTTGGTATAGAAGAACTCAATCAAATTTTACAAGAAGAAATTGCTGCTTTATTATCAGAAACAAATACTGGTGAAGCAACTGAATTTGTTATTCCTATACAAACTAAACCATATGTTTTAATGGTAGTAGGTGTAAATGGAGTAGGAAAAACGACTACTATAGGTAAATTAGCTTACCAATTCAAAAAACAAGGTTACAATGTTGTTCTAGGTGCTGCGGATACGTTTCGTGCCGCGGCAATTGATCAATTGCAAATTTGGGCAGATAGAGTAGGAGTTCCTATTGTAAGACAGAATATGGGAAGTGATCCAGCTTCTGTTGCGTTTGATACGTTACAGTCGGCTGTTGCTCAAGGAGCAGATATTGTTATTATTGATACAGCGGGACGTTTGCATAATAAAGTGAACTTGATGAATGAGTTGACCAAAGTGAAACGTGTGATGCAAAAAGTGGTAGCTGATGCTCCACATGATGTTTTATTGGTTTTGGATGGTTCAACTGGTCAAAATGCTTTTGAGCAAGCCAAGCAGTTTACTGCAGCTACTGAGGTTACTTCACTAGCGATTACTAAATTAGATGGTACTGCCAAAGGTGGTGTTGTCATTGGCATCTCAGATCAATTTAAAATTCCTGTGAAATATATTGGAGTTGGTGAAGGGATTGAAGATTTACAAGTCTTTAATAAATTTGAATTTGTAGATAGTTTTTTCAAATAAAAGGACCCCATGAATTTTTCTTCAATAAAAAAATTAAGTGCTATTTATCTTTATTTAATTAGTGTTGTTTGCTTTGTGATAGCTAATGTTATCCGTGAATATAATATTATTTTGTATTATATTTTACTAGTATTAGGTGTTGGTTTTTTTGTTATTGGTTTTACCAAGAGGTTAAAAAAGCAATAGGCCTATTTAAAGAAATAATTTGAAAAGCTATAGTTTGTTTTATTTTTCAATAATTAGCACATTATGAGTTATGGATTTTATATCTACCGAAGAAATTCTTAAAGAAAGGATTAAAGAATTATCTTGTTTATATGATGTTTCTTCAGTAATAATGCAACATGAAGATTCTGTTACAAATATTTTAGATAAAATTTGTTCCATCTTAAAATGCGCTTGGCGATTTTCTAATGATTCAATCGTAGAGTTAGAGTTGGATTCTTATTACCATACTACGGCTACAATTCCAGAACATACCGTTTTTCAAAAATCTTCCATTTCTATTTTTAATGAGAAAAAAGGGTATATTAAAGTGCATTATCCATCCGGACAATTTTCTAAAAAACATTTTTTGGGTGATGAAGAAAAGCTACTTAATAAAGTGTCTTCAGATATTAGTGTTTTTTATGAGAGACATTTAAATAAAGACAAAGAAGAGCTTTTAAAGAGAAGTGCCGAGCGTGTCGATCGACTTTCTATTCTTGGTGAAATAACTGCAGGAATAGCTCATGAATTGAATACTCCACTTGGTAATATTCTTGGTTTTGCGGAATTTATTAAAGAAAGAACTACAGAAAAACAATCACAAATGGATAGTGCAAAGATTATTAAAGCAGCTATTTATTCTAGGGAGGTTGTGAAAAAACTGATGTTTTTTTCTTGTGAGATGCCACAAAACATGAAATTTGTAAAAATTACGCCCATAGTTACAGATGCTTTGAGCTTATTAGGACCTAATTTTAAAAAAGCAGGTCTAAGTTATGAAGTCGATTTTAAGGATTTAGAATTAGAAGCGCAACTTGATCCCATTCAACTTACTCAAGTTTTATTTAATATCTTGATAAATTCGATCTATGTCTCCCCACTGAATACAGTAATTAAAGTTAGTGTATATACTGTCGAAGATCATTTTGTTATCGAAATAGGAGACCAAGGTCCTGGGATCAATAATGCTTATAAGTCTAAGATTTTTGAACCTTTCTTTACTACTAAGCCTATAGGCGAAGGTTCGGGATTAGGTTTGAGCGTGGTCCACGGGATTGTTAAAAGCCATAAAGGAGATATTTCTACCAGGGACAATCATCCTAATGGAACTATTTTTCAAGTTAGATTACCTTTAAAAATGTCTTAATGAAATTAAAGAAAGAAAATATTTTAATAGTAGATGATAACTATGATATGCTTGAGTTGCTTCATCGCAATTTAAAAGCTCAAAATTTTCATACTTATAAGGCATCTTCGGTAACAGAGGCAATTGAAATTTTAAAATTAAGTACTATTGATTTATTGATTACGGATTTACAGATGCCTGGTATAAATGGAATTGAGTTAATCAAATATGTTAGAGAGCATTTTCCCTTGATTCCAAAACTTGTAATTACAGGATTTCCTTCTGTTGACAGTGCTGTTGAAGCAGTTAAGTCTGGAGCCATAGACTATTTAGCCAAACCATTTACTAATGAGGAACTCAAAAAAGCGGTGCAAAATTTGATTGATTCTAAAGAAAAAATCAATAATAGTATTGCAGTAGTTAAAAGCCTTAGTGTCGATACTAATATGGAATATGCTGGTATCGTCGGTCAGTCCCAGCAAATTGTTGAGTTAGTTGATTTAATTCAACGTGTAAAGGATAATCGAGCAACGATACTTATCCAAGGAGAAAGCGGTACTGGAAAGGAATTGGTAGCTAGAGCAATTCATTATAAAGGAATATTTTCTTCAAAACCTTTTATTGCTGTCAATTGTGGTGCAATACCTGAGAATTTAATGGAGTCGGAGCTTTTTGGTTATGTAAAAGGAGCTTTTACGGGTGCTAATGAAACTAGAGGAGGTTTTTTTCAAGCTGCAGATGGTGGCACTATTTTTTTAGATGAAATTGGTACAGCACCGTTGAATGTTCAAACTCGATTGTTGCGAGTTTTACAAGAAAAAGAAGTGTGTATGATAGGCTCTCAAAAAGCACAAAAAGTGGAATTGAGAATAATCACTGCTACAAATAATGATCTTTATGAAATGTCTAATAACGGGAGTTTTCGTGAAGACCTTTACTATAGATTAAATGTTGTTAATATTGAAACTCCACCTTTAAGACTAAGAAAAGATGATATAAAGCTGCTCTTGACCACTTTTCTTACAAAATATGGTAATGAATATAATAAACCAAATATTACAATTTCTGATAAAGTAATAAAGGTTTTATTGCGTCATTCTTGGCCGGGAAATGTCAGGGAGCTTGAAAATGTTGTTCAAAGAATGATCATCATGAGTAATGAGCAAATTGAGGTTAGTGATGTTCCAGAATATTTAAAATATCCGATGCCTTTTGAAAAAGAAGAGTTGAAGTCGCTAAAAGACATTGAGAAAGCACATATTCTTAAAGTGCTTTTGGCAGTTGATAATAATAAAACACGAGCGGCAGAGATTCTTCAAATTGATCGAAAAACGCTTCGTCAAAAATTAGATAACTAGCTTTTTTTTAGCGGGTAAATTCTCCTATATCGGGTAATTTCTCCTCAGTTATTTTTCACATAATATCATTTTATTTTTCTTAAACCCCTTAATTTTAAGGGGTTTGTTGTTTTTGGTATGCGCTAAATATTCGATTGGCATATCATTTGTCTATTGTTAGGGAAAACAACTGTTTTTATATAAACAAGAATTAAAATTATAAATGATGAACGCATTAAGTAAACAAGGAATTGATCATGTTCCTATAGTCATCGATTCAAAAATTAGAGAGGACAAAAGAATTATTGATGTTAATTTCTCTTTTATTACAGAAGGAAAATTGGTTTCAGCAAATGATGTGATTAGAGGGTTGTGCATTAATTGTGATAAAAAAGCGCATTGTGCGTGGCAAGGAAATAATAAAGTGTTTTGTGAACATTATAAATAAGAGAAAATGATAGATATAAAAGAGGTAGCTAAAAAAAGTATGTTAGATAATGTAATGTATCAGTTTAATAAAACGGCTGATGCCATTAAATTAAATCCAAATATTAGAAATATTTTATCAATAACAAACAATGAAATTATTCTTCATTTTCCTGTAAAAATGGACACAGGTGAAGTTAAGATTTTTACAGGATATCGTGTACAGCATAATAATGCATTAGGACCATATAAGGGAGGGTTGCGTTACCATCCAACTGTAGATGTTGAAGACGCGAAGGCGCTAGCTATGTGGATGACATGGAAAACTTCATTGGCAGGATTACCTTATGGTGGTGCCAAAGGTGGAATTCAAATTGATCCAAGAGACTATTCTATAGGGGAACTAGAGCGAATAACAAGACGTTTTACTTATGCCCTAGGTGAAAATATAGGTCCCGATCATGATATTCCAGCTCCAGATGTTAATACAAATGAGCAAACGATGGCATGGATGGCAGATACTTTTATGTCTACTAAATCAACTTCGGAACGCTCTCGTAATCAACATGTAGTTACAGGAAAGCCAGTGGGATCTGGTGGGTTAGAAGGAAGAAATCGTTCTACTGGTTATGGAGTGTATTTAACTATTAAATTATTGTATAAAAGTAAGGGGGAAAACTTGAAAGGAAAACGATTTATTGTTCAAGGTTTTGGTAATGTGGGATACTGGACTTCTCATTTTTTAACAAGTGAAGGAGCAATTTTACTTGCTGTACAAGATGCTCACGCCACTATTATTAATGAAAATGGAATTACGGTCGAAGATTTATTTGAACATTCAAAACCAAGAAAAGGATCAATCAAGGGATTCGCAGGAGCTGAGGAAATTAATCCTGAATTGTTTTTTGGGCTTCCATGTGATATCCTTATTCCCGCAGCATTAGGAAACCAAATTACGGAGGAAAATGCTTATTTAGTAAAAGCGGATGTTGTGGCTGAAGGGGCAAATGGACCAATCGATATGGAAGGTGAAAAAATATTATTGCAAAATGGGATTACCATTATACCAGATATTCTATGTAATTCAGGAGGAGTGATAGGAAGTTATTTTGAGTGGTTGCAAAATAAGAATGGAGAACTTTGGCAATTGGAAGAAGTGATGCAAAAGATTGATAAAAAACTCACAGAGGTATTCTACAAAGTTGAGGGACTAGTAATAGAGGGAAAAATTGATTGGAGAACGGCGGCATATATTTTAGCGATTACTAGGATTGAAACTGCTTACATTCAAAGAGGTATATTTCCATAATCGATTTTTAATTTGTTAAATTTAAATAGGGCCTTTATAGTTGCTCTTCATTACTATAAAGGTTTATTGTTACTATAACATGAATAAATTATGAAATACGGTCAATTAATAATAGATGAAAAGGAGTACGGTTTATTGATGCAAAGTATAGCGAATTCACGGAGTCACGAAGATCAGATTTATAGAGATTCAATCAAAAAATTGAAAGCCGAAATGTTGACGGCTAAGTTAATGAATTATAACACCATTCCGGAAGACGTGATAAGGTATAATTCAATTGTTAAGATCAAGACTCCATTTAATGTGGAATGCTGTTATCAAATTGTAACTCCAGAAAAGAGTAATATTAAACAAAATAAAATTTCGATTTTATCCCCAATGGCATTAGCACTTTTTGGTTACGCCAATGGAGATACAATTATTTGGAAATTCCCTACAGGTATTAATACGATAGAAATTATTTCAGTTTCACAAGAAAATTGCCTATTAAATAAAGAAATCATATGGAAGATTTAATTTATAAACACGAGACGGTTGAGGAGATTCAGATGAAGTTTATGGATAAAGATATTGAACTTTGGAAAGAAGACATTTCTATTATTAGGGTAGAAATTCTTTTTTTTAAAAGAATGTTGACTTCATCTATTTTTAAAAATTTGAATCCCAATCAACAAGGAAAAGATGATTTAATTAATGACTTGACGTATGTTAAAGAAATAAATGAATCCTATTACAATTTATTATTGGATTTTGTAAATAAGTTGAGTAAAATAAAGGAATGTGATGATGTTCAATGCGAAACATTCTATTTGAATAATCATACAAAGTTTAGAAAAGATATTGAGAGTCATTTTTCGGCTTATCGATTTTATAAGATGAATATTATTTTGTTTTTTGACAATTGTCTCGACGATAAAATATAAAAAAAGTTTGTGGTTTACTTTTGGTTGAAAACACATTTGGAGTAAATTCAAATGTGTTTTTTTATTGGTATAAAGCACTTATTTTTTGCCAAAGTACATCGTCAAAATCAGATAAAGCGAGATTGACATTATCTGCAGCATCTCCCATTCTGATGACTACCATATTCTTGCTAGGGATGATGTATATTTTTTGATCATTTTTACCTAATGCCATAAACATATCGTTGGGTGCAGAAGGAATTATACTTCCAGAGAACTGTAATTGTGATTGCGGTAAATGGTAGCTACTTTTTCCGTTCAACCACCATAAATAGCCGTAACCTAAATTGATGTTTTGTGAAGTGTTTGTGGTAGCATTAAAATAGTTTTCGTTTAGGATTGTAGTATTATCCCATTTTCCTTTATTGGCCATTAAAAGTCCGAAACGAGCCATACTTCGTGTTGTACTGGCATAAACGGAATTATTACCTGATTGAAACCAAGTGCCATCCATTCCTATTTTATCTCTTAATCTTGTATTGAAATAAGTGTTCCAAGTTTGATTTGATGCTTTAGCAATTACATCTTGTAGTTTTACGTATACATTGTGATAAGCCCAGCGGGTTCCTGCATCTGCTTTGTAAGTAAGACTTGCTGGATCTACTGCGTCGCCGTTGTCAATATCTTCTATTCCAGAAGTCATGGTTAGTAAATGTTTATTAGTAATCAAGTTTTCTTTGGATATAGGCAAACTAGTCCATCCTATGCCAATATAATCAGATACTTTATTATTAATGTTTAAGTAGCCTTCTTGTTCTGCGATTCCAGTGAGTGTTGAAGTTAATGTTTTTCCAGCACTTGCCCAGTACCAATTAGTTGTTGCTGAATGTCCGTTGAAATAGTTTTCCATTACAATTCGTCCGTTGACAAGGATGATGAAAGATTTTGAGTTTTTTAGTGCTAAATAGTCTAGTAATGGTTTAACTGCTGTTTGTTTCCAGTTTAAGCTGGCTATTGATTTTGTTTCCCAAGTTGTTCCAGTAGTTGGGGGAAAATAAGTAGTTTCGGTTGGTGCAGGTGTAGGAGTCGTTGTAGGTTCTGAGCTACAACCGATACACAAAAAAAGGATAAACAAACTAGAAATGGCTTTTGATATCATAGCAGGATACGTTTTTTGTAAGACCAAAAATATGCAAAATAGTTTAATGTGTTTTGCAATTTTTCTTTTGTTTGAGTTTTTTAAAGTTAACTTTGTAGTATTAAAAAAAAATAGAATTTATTTCCATAAATCCATAGCCCTGATGGAAGCGGCATCCCTCGCTTTTTTGCGAGGATACAGCGGACAGCAGGAAAAAGCTCCTAAAAAATAATTATATGAAAAACACGTTTAGAATTCTGTTACTATCTCTTTTTTTTGTGGGTTGTCAACAAAAGATTCAGCCTACTGATATTGTAAAAATCAATGGATATTGGGAAATTGAAAAAGTGGTTTTTGACAAAGGGGAAGACAAGGACTATAAGATGAATGAAAGCTACGACTATTTTGAAATAGCGAATAATAAGGGGATTCGAAAGAAAGTAATGCCACAGTTGAACGGAACATTTTTAGTTAATGATACGGATGAAAAGGTAAATGTGCGTTTTGATAAAGACAAAGTATATTTGGATTATGGGACTGATTATGCAAAATGGAGTGAGGAACTAATTGCATTGTCAGATAAAGAATTAGTGTTGAAAAATACAGAGAATAAGGAATATCATTATAAAAAAACGGGACCGATAAACTTGACAGGAGATGGCGAAAAGACTAAATAATCAGAGTACAGTAGGGGATGTTTTGAAACAAATAATCCAAGTGAATAAACTGCAACCAGGAATGGACCAAATTGATGTTAAAGACGCTTGGAGTAACTTGATGGGAAATGGGGTCAATAGCTATACCCGAAATGTAGTTTTGAAAGGAAGCACTTTGTATGTGGAGTTAACGTCATCCGTATTGCGTGAAGAGTTGAGTCATGGAAAGGCTAAGATTGTGAAAATGATCAATGAAGAGCTTCGGAGAGAAGTGGTAACGACTGTTGTTTTAAGATAATGATTTGCGATTGTTGATTAACAATTTCAGATTTCAGATTTTTCTGATTGTAAATAAAAAAATCCCGTCTCGATTTATTGAGACGGGATTTTATATTTTTTTGATGATTTTTAGTATCCAATCAGCGATTGAGTTCTAAAAACCGTAAAACTGAGTACTAGAATTGCTCTCTTCCTGCAAAATGGAAAGCACCTTCGATAGCTGCATTCTCATCACTGTCAGAACCGTGAACTGCGTTTTCTCCAATTGAAGTGGCGTATGCTTTACGGATAGTTCCTTCAGCAGCTTCAGCTGGATTAGTAGCACCAATTAGAGTTCTGAAATCTTCAACAGCGTTATCTTTTTCTAAAATAGCAGCAACGATTGGTCCTCTTGACATAAATTCAACTAATTCACCATAAAAAGGTCTTGCAGCGTGAACAGCATAAAATGCTTGAGCATCAGCAACCGTAAGTTGAGTTAATTTTAAAGAAACGATTTTGAAACCTGCATTAGTAATCATTGCAAGTATGTTTCCGATGTGTCCGTTAGAAACAGCATCAGGCTTAATCATTGTAAATGTTCTATTAGTAGCCATTTTTTATTTTTTAAATTTTGTGCAAAAATAGTTTATTTTGTTTAATAATGTTGCAATTTTCGCATTATAGTGCGCTAATTATATCTATAATGTAACAATTTCAAATGTTTGATCTAACGGATGCAACTGTGAAATTAATTTTGGGATTAAATTGGGTCCATTCTCGAGGTAAAATTCAGAAAAATTAATCTGGCGTTCCTGTAAACTTTTGTTAGGAAATAATTCGTTTTGTAATTCGGTTGCTCGTTCTATAAGTTCGCTGTATTTCCTTTTTTGTGCTTTAAGGAGCCTTTTTTCAAGGTTTTCTAATCCTTTTATTTGTTTTACTTCTTGTGCTTTCACTGCTCCCACAAATGATTTATCGGTTTGTTTTGCTAGTTCAAATAAATCAGCAAATTGCTTGTGCAGCAGTTCTTTTTGAGGAGTTAAATCAATAGGAAATTCAGAATTTTTCAGGGTAATGGTATTTATTAGTTCTGATTGTTTTGAAAATAAATCACTCCATTCTAAATTTAATTTATCTATTTTTTTGATTTGTTTTTCTGTAGCTAATAGAACTGAATTTCGTACCAAAAGTATTGGAAAAGTAATGTTTACCGCATTAAAGAATGATTTTAATTCTAACCAATAGGCTATTTCTCCGCCTCCGCCTATGTAGCAAAGGTTTGGTAAAATAACTTCCTGATACAATGGCCTCATGATCACGTTTGGGCTAAACATTTCTGGATTAGAATCAAGTGATTTTAAGATTTCATCTTCAGTAAATTCAATTTTGGTATGGTTTACTTTGTAAATATCATTTTCAAAAACGATACGTTGGCGTAAATGATCTTCGATATAAAACAAATTGATTTCTCGAGGATTTACTTGAACGGTATAATCTTTTAGTTTTTCGACTGTTTCAAGTACTAATTTATGAGATTTTTGATGAAGTAATTCTTCTTTTATATATGGAATAAAAGTCCTTTTGAGGTCCTTATCATCTGCATCAAGAATTACTAAACCATAAGTACCAAAAAGAACATTTGCTAAATGCCGCGTTGCATTGGCTAGATTGTCATGTTGCAAGTACGCTTCTTTAAATAGTTTTTTTATCGCAGTTGCATTAGTACTTGTTCCTAATTCCTGTTCATAGATTTCAAAAAAGGCATCAAGACCTTCAGTAGATAATCGGCCTACAGGTCCCGTACTTTCGGTATTCCATCTGAATTTTTTGCCTTTGAAATTAAAATAATTGATTTCTTCAAAATCATGATCTTCGGTTGCCATCCAGTAAATTGGGACAAAATTATAGGCTGGATATTTTATTTTTAATTCCTCAGTAAGATTGATGGTAGAAATAATTTTGTACAAAAAATACAAAGGCCCACTGAATAAATTGAGTTGATGACCAGTTGTGACTGTAAATGTATTATTAACTTTTAAGGCTTCAATATTTTGTGTTGTTAATTGAGAAGTGGTAAGAGAAGCATATTGTTTTTCAATAACGGAAACCAATGTAGCTCTCATAGTATTGTCAAAATTGGCTTGTTTTTCTATGATTTGCCCTTCAAAATTTTCAAGTTTAGGAAAGCGGTTATATAATGGTTGTAAATTTGATTTTTCGTCTAAATAATCATTCATTAAAGAAGAAAAATACCCAGAAGTTTTATAGCTGATACAGTCGGTAGGCATAAGATAATTTATTTGATGTAAAAATACCGAAAAATTTTGGAACAAAATATATTTGTTACTTACGAAAAATAGTATCAATTTTATCGAAATTTTTTAACGTACTTATGAAAGATAATTTAAGTTCTAAGAAAGAAAACTCATTAAAACATGTTCTTTTTGGCAGTTTAATTGGTACAACAATTGAGTTTTTTGATTTCTATATTTATGCCAATGCCGCGGTTTTGGTTTTTCCACAATTATTTTTTCCGTCTTCGGATAGTACCAATTCGGTTTTACTGTCGTTAGCCACTTTTTCAATAGCTTTTCTTTCTCGACCATTAGGTTCAGCGGTATTTGGCCATTATGGCGATAAGATAGGTCGCAAAACAACTTTAGTAATTGCTTTATTGACAATGGGAATTTCTACAGTGAGTATTGGTTTTTTACCTAGTTATGCCAGTATTGGGATTGCGGCTCCCTTGTTGTTAATGTTGTGTCGCTTTGGTCAAGGTGTTGGTTTAGGTGGCGAATGGGGTGGAGCGGTGTTATTGGCAATTGAAAATGCACCCTCTGATAAACGGGCTTGGTATGGTATGTTTCCGCAATTAGGAGCACCAATAGGTTTATTGCTTTCGGGAGGGACTTTTTTGATTTTGACAGATATACTTAGTCCCGAATCTTTCCTTGATTATGGATGGAGAATTCCGTTTATAGCCAGTTCTTTATTGGTTGTAGTTGGTTTTTACATCCGATTAAAAATTACTGAAACCCCAGCTTTCGAAAATGCTAAAATAGAACAAGAGGAAGTGAAAATTCCATTTTTTACTTTATTA
The Flavobacterium sp. WC2421 genome window above contains:
- the bshC gene encoding bacillithiol biosynthesis cysteine-adding enzyme BshC, with amino-acid sequence MPTDCISYKTSGYFSSLMNDYLDEKSNLQPLYNRFPKLENFEGQIIEKQANFDNTMRATLVSVIEKQYASLTTSQLTTQNIEALKVNNTFTVTTGHQLNLFSGPLYFLYKIISTINLTEELKIKYPAYNFVPIYWMATEDHDFEEINYFNFKGKKFRWNTESTGPVGRLSTEGLDAFFEIYEQELGTSTNATAIKKLFKEAYLQHDNLANATRHLANVLFGTYGLVILDADDKDLKRTFIPYIKEELLHQKSHKLVLETVEKLKDYTVQVNPREINLFYIEDHLRQRIVFENDIYKVNHTKIEFTEDEILKSLDSNPEMFSPNVIMRPLYQEVILPNLCYIGGGGEIAYWLELKSFFNAVNITFPILLVRNSVLLATEKQIKKIDKLNLEWSDLFSKQSELINTITLKNSEFPIDLTPQKELLHKQFADLFELAKQTDKSFVGAVKAQEVKQIKGLENLEKRLLKAQKRKYSELIERATELQNELFPNKSLQERQINFSEFYLENGPNLIPKLISQLHPLDQTFEIVTL
- a CDS encoding MFS transporter, with translation MKDNLSSKKENSLKHVLFGSLIGTTIEFFDFYIYANAAVLVFPQLFFPSSDSTNSVLLSLATFSIAFLSRPLGSAVFGHYGDKIGRKTTLVIALLTMGISTVSIGFLPSYASIGIAAPLLLMLCRFGQGVGLGGEWGGAVLLAIENAPSDKRAWYGMFPQLGAPIGLLLSGGTFLILTDILSPESFLDYGWRIPFIASSLLVVVGFYIRLKITETPAFENAKIEQEEVKIPFFTLLKFYKNQLIFGTFAAITTFLVFYLMTVFTLSWATSDLGYSKRDFLLMQLFSVLFFALFIPISALIADRIGRRKMLIYSTIAIAIFGFIFSFFMNSGNPVLVTLFLCVGMTLMGFTYGPLGTFLSELFPTNVRYSGTSLAFNMAGIIGAAFAPMIAIWLATHYSLTYVGFYLSAAACISLFSLLMISKKEHKF